A section of the Clostridium omnivorum genome encodes:
- a CDS encoding sensor histidine kinase: MTYVQDFILTSMEATAMILILDPLIKEKRDIKKYCFIIILTSMFTILTNSVSISVSNYFNYIFIIVLIIILFKKKIDEALMELGIVLAALMIIQLVIMAMIKLTKIVFVKDFYHGFTINSILIGLCIYINKFSPIGKIYNDNKSYIRKVYLFIINILFYILTAKFMWETNRKFFNESMLYISAISIGFLAFNIIFLVNNIKYERQKKVIETYNQYSPIMSNLIEDIKRRQHDFKNHLNTIYGIIQVTDDGEVKSKLKEYIESLRNSVQDSDNIVHVNNKIIAAIIYNKVCEAKDKNINFKYDVDNEADLGLKQHEISEVLNNLLDNAFEAAIKAENIRKNVELKIYIEEVNKIIEVRNSIPVNNISNMSNFFIRGFSTKEEKGHGYGLYNVKKIVEANKGIIQLSIEENIFIFRLAFS, from the coding sequence ATGACATATGTACAAGATTTTATTCTAACATCAATGGAAGCAACGGCTATGATATTAATACTAGATCCATTGATAAAGGAAAAAAGAGATATTAAAAAGTACTGCTTTATTATTATTTTAACATCAATGTTTACTATTTTGACAAATAGCGTAAGTATATCAGTAAGCAACTATTTTAACTATATATTTATTATAGTATTAATAATAATTTTATTTAAAAAGAAAATAGATGAAGCACTAATGGAACTAGGAATAGTTCTAGCTGCGCTAATGATTATTCAATTAGTAATTATGGCTATGATTAAGCTTACAAAAATAGTATTTGTTAAGGATTTTTACCATGGTTTTACTATTAATAGTATACTTATAGGTTTATGTATTTATATAAATAAGTTTTCACCAATAGGAAAAATATATAATGATAATAAGTCATATATTAGAAAAGTGTATTTATTTATTATAAATATATTATTTTATATATTAACAGCTAAGTTTATGTGGGAAACCAATAGAAAGTTTTTTAATGAAAGTATGCTGTATATATCAGCTATAAGTATAGGATTTCTAGCATTTAACATCATATTTCTAGTTAATAATATTAAATATGAAAGACAAAAAAAGGTAATAGAAACCTATAACCAATATAGCCCTATTATGTCAAATTTAATTGAAGATATAAAGAGAAGACAGCATGATTTCAAAAATCATTTAAATACTATTTATGGCATTATTCAAGTAACTGATGATGGCGAAGTTAAAAGTAAGTTGAAAGAATACATCGAATCCTTAAGAAACTCTGTTCAGGATAGTGATAATATTGTTCATGTAAATAACAAAATAATAGCAGCTATAATTTATAACAAGGTATGTGAAGCAAAAGATAAGAATATAAACTTTAAATATGATGTGGACAATGAAGCAGATTTAGGATTGAAGCAGCATGAGATATCGGAAGTGTTAAATAATTTATTAGATAATGCCTTTGAGGCAGCTATAAAAGCAGAGAATATTAGGAAAAATGTTGAACTAAAAATTTATATAGAAGAAGTAAATAAAATTATAGAGGTAAGAAATAGTATACCAGTAAATAATATAAGTAATATGAGCAATTTTTTTATTAGAGGATTTAGTACAAAGGAAGAAAAGGGGCATGGATATGGCCTATATAATGTAAAAAAGATAGTTGAAGCAAATAAAGGAATAATTCAACTATCTATTGAGGAAAATATTTTTATATTTAGATTAGCTTTTAGTTAA
- a CDS encoding GNAT family N-acetyltransferase, producing the protein MKNIEYVNGNRELLETVKPLWEKLNEHHKNNSTDFSEVYEAFTFEDRSKKFYSSEIKSVNIELVKDVEKGKYVGYCISTISKEFVGEIDSLYIDNDYRSLGIGDNLMERAIQWLDNNNVKKKIIGVAAGNEKVLEFYKRHGFYKRTTILEQKW; encoded by the coding sequence ATGAAAAATATTGAGTATGTTAATGGAAATAGGGAGCTTTTAGAGACGGTAAAGCCATTATGGGAAAAATTAAATGAGCATCATAAGAATAACTCTACTGATTTTTCTGAAGTATATGAAGCTTTTACTTTCGAGGATAGAAGTAAAAAGTTTTATAGTAGTGAGATTAAAAGCGTAAATATAGAGTTAGTTAAAGATGTTGAAAAAGGCAAATATGTAGGATACTGTATCAGTACTATAAGTAAAGAGTTTGTTGGGGAGATTGATTCGCTGTATATTGATAATGACTATCGAAGTCTTGGAATTGGCGATAACCTAATGGAAAGGGCAATACAGTGGCTGGATAATAATAATGTAAAAAAGAAAATAATCGGTGTAGCTGCAGGCAATGAAAAAGTACTGGAATTTTATAAAAGACATGGGTTTTATAAGCGCACAACTATATTAGAACAAAAATGGTGA
- a CDS encoding class I SAM-dependent methyltransferase has product MKRNEAFNSIAELYDEVRPSYPNKLIEDIINNTKITTESSLLEIGPGTGKATIKLAEKGFKIRGVELSENMTKLLREKCTNYPKVEVEVASFESWQPKNDEKYQVVYCAQAFHWIDKALSYKKCYELLEDGGYLALFWYQPVAEKSELKEEINNIISKYESKSKTKNEEEHTPSQLTEMRKVEFASSGFFKDVQVFEYTIENSMNAKEYIKVINSYSGFAVLEEAVRLSLDKEVEQAINNHGGKITSGLNYSLFLGKRI; this is encoded by the coding sequence ATGAAGAGAAACGAAGCTTTTAATTCAATTGCAGAACTTTATGATGAGGTGAGGCCATCATATCCTAATAAATTGATTGAGGATATTATTAATAATACAAAAATAACCACTGAGAGCAGCTTGCTTGAGATAGGACCTGGTACAGGAAAGGCAACAATTAAATTAGCTGAAAAGGGGTTTAAAATACGCGGGGTTGAATTAAGTGAAAATATGACTAAGCTGTTAAGAGAAAAATGTACAAACTATCCAAAGGTAGAGGTTGAAGTGGCCTCTTTTGAGAGCTGGCAGCCTAAGAATGATGAAAAATACCAGGTTGTTTATTGTGCACAAGCTTTTCACTGGATTGATAAAGCCTTAAGCTATAAAAAATGCTATGAACTTCTTGAGGATGGAGGATACCTTGCTCTGTTCTGGTATCAACCTGTAGCTGAAAAGTCAGAGCTTAAAGAAGAGATAAATAACATTATAAGTAAATATGAATCTAAATCAAAAACCAAAAATGAGGAAGAGCACACCCCCTCTCAGCTAACTGAAATGAGAAAGGTGGAGTTTGCGTCTTCAGGCTTTTTTAAGGATGTTCAGGTTTTTGAGTATACCATTGAAAACTCAATGAATGCTAAGGAATATATAAAGGTTATTAACTCCTATTCTGGTTTTGCAGTATTAGAAGAAGCTGTTAGATTAAGCCTAGATAAAGAGGTAGAACAAGCTATTAATAACCATGGTGGGAAAATAACTTCAGGCCTTAATTATTCATTGTTTTTAGGCAAAAGGATATAG
- a CDS encoding AgrD family cyclic lactone autoinducer peptide, with protein sequence MTKTYEISKKLNNAFAFILIAIAGTALKTSSLLFWGEPEPPKSLTKS encoded by the coding sequence ATGACAAAAACTTACGAAATTTCTAAAAAACTTAATAATGCTTTTGCATTTATTCTTATTGCAATTGCAGGGACCGCATTGAAAACATCTTCTTTATTATTTTGGGGTGAACCAGAGCCACCTAAAAGCTTAACTAAAAGCTAA
- a CDS encoding ABC transporter ATP-binding protein: protein MKLEIQNLRKNYNTEILKGISVVLESNKIYSLLGKNGAGKTTFMKILSGQIKYNEGMIKFHGDLNHDDISYTPESGVFLEYLTGHEHLELIKEMKKLDFNDSYLSKYAKKFNIYDFWDELVINYSHGMRHQLSLAMALLTSPKVLLLDEPLTSLDPINVKFTKDILLDYADEGNIVIISTHILPIASQLSNDILVLVDGKFVELKNKYNNKDRDCEFEEKIISLLK, encoded by the coding sequence ATGAAGCTAGAAATTCAAAATTTAAGAAAAAATTATAATACAGAGATATTAAAAGGAATTTCAGTTGTTCTTGAAAGCAATAAAATTTATTCTTTACTCGGAAAGAATGGTGCTGGTAAAACTACTTTTATGAAAATATTATCTGGACAAATAAAATATAATGAAGGAATGATTAAATTTCATGGAGATCTAAATCATGATGATATAAGCTATACGCCAGAAAGTGGCGTCTTTCTAGAATACTTAACAGGACATGAACATCTAGAATTAATTAAAGAAATGAAAAAACTAGATTTTAATGATAGTTATTTGAGTAAGTATGCAAAGAAGTTTAATATATATGATTTTTGGGACGAGTTGGTAATCAATTACTCTCATGGAATGAGGCATCAGTTATCATTAGCAATGGCATTATTAACTTCACCTAAAGTACTGCTATTGGACGAACCATTAACCTCACTTGATCCTATAAATGTAAAGTTCACAAAGGATATCCTACTAGACTATGCAGATGAGGGGAATATTGTAATAATATCAACACATATATTGCCAATCGCATCTCAACTTAGTAATGATATTTTAGTACTAGTAGATGGAAAGTTTGTTGAGTTAAAAAATAAATATAATAATAAGGATAGAGATTGTGAATTTGAAGAAAAAATTATAAGCTTGTTAAAATAA
- a CDS encoding LytR/AlgR family response regulator transcription factor, giving the protein MANILIVEDDIYQRRNLIAMIKELGESYQIFEADCEEAALKLADENRMDLFYVDIELKDSSGLEFAKKIRSNNMYKLTWIVFMTTYVKYMLEAFKEIHCYDYIIKPYDKEKVKELTLLLLNNRENEKVNKLEKKYIIFKSRGIEIKQYIEDIFFIEICLRTIILHTKIGKIEVNNLALNKIKGMLNGTNIIQCHRSYLVNIDYVQKVDKTKSTWDAFFRDYNMKVPVSRSYKKDFEETLKNAGDNVLRRGQNNL; this is encoded by the coding sequence ATGGCTAATATTTTAATTGTTGAAGATGATATTTATCAGAGAAGAAATCTTATAGCTATGATCAAAGAGCTTGGAGAAAGCTATCAAATATTTGAAGCAGATTGCGAAGAAGCTGCATTAAAACTAGCTGATGAAAATAGGATGGATTTATTTTACGTAGATATAGAACTCAAAGATTCTTCTGGTTTGGAATTTGCAAAGAAAATTAGAAGTAATAATATGTACAAGCTTACCTGGATAGTTTTTATGACTACCTATGTAAAGTACATGTTGGAGGCGTTTAAGGAAATACACTGTTATGATTATATAATAAAGCCATATGATAAGGAAAAAGTAAAAGAGCTTACCTTGTTACTTTTAAATAATAGAGAAAATGAAAAGGTAAATAAGTTAGAAAAAAAGTATATTATTTTTAAATCAAGAGGTATAGAGATAAAACAATACATAGAGGATATTTTTTTTATAGAGATCTGCCTACGGACTATAATTTTACACACAAAGATAGGTAAGATTGAGGTGAATAATCTGGCATTAAATAAAATAAAAGGTATGCTAAATGGAACTAATATTATTCAATGTCATCGTTCCTATTTAGTAAACATAGATTATGTGCAAAAGGTAGATAAGACAAAAAGTACATGGGATGCATTTTTTAGAGATTATAACATGAAGGTTCCAGTGAGCAGAAGTTACAAAAAAGATTTTGAAGAGACTTTAAAGAATGCTGGTGATAATGTATTAAGGAGAGGACAGAATAACTTATGA
- the secA2 gene encoding accessory Sec system translocase SecA2: MSTVLIKALEKRSSRSEYSSYKKIVEQINVIDFSKLSEGNLLNKSTELKNKLLQGHSMDDILIEAFALVKEAVKRVLALTAYDEQIAAAIAMHKGKLIEMQTGEGKTLTAVFTAYLNGLTGDGCQILTFNDYLAKRDAGWMGPIYKMLGLTVGYVQDTMNIEDKRQAYLCDITYVTAKVAGFDYLRDNLCYDKNKLIERPFNFAIVDEADSIIVDEARIPLVIAAGGVDNDNTLYITMEAIKKLKPKVHYDKDEYEKNAFLTEAGLNAVENMLGIENLYAEENYKLLNEVHNCLYAMAMLKKDVDYIVKDNIIEMVDEFTGRVAENRHWPDGIQAALETKEKVGINSKGRIMSQITLQSFICLYKKLAGMTATAMDSAEEIREFYNLETMAIPSHTPCIREDYGDVIFTHKEAKYKALVAEIIKIHATGQPLLIGTCSVKESEYLAEELKKADINCNVLNAKNDELEANIIEQAGTLGAVTVSTNMAGRGADIKLGGPKEIDRDKIVTLGGLYVIGTNRHESLRIDKQLRGRAGRQGDPGMSRFFISLEDDLIKQYGIDRVLPQIIRPKNQDEPLPSQRIAKKVSQVQRIVQGQNSDLRRVLWQYSSIVENQRFQVYKRRCEILLDTNPFNILEEKNPKIYEELFELLGAEALKDLEKQVALYNIDDSWADFLAATATLQEGINLKVIGGKQPLQEYKIETAKMYEQLQQYIQDRIIQDFETMELSMEGVSELKARIKPPSSTWTYLVKDNTILDALSLIFFGSAGTSAAYLLGAPIVAAILVVESFVQKIKHKEKN; encoded by the coding sequence ATGTCTACCGTATTAATTAAGGCCCTTGAAAAAAGGTCAAGCCGCTCTGAATATAGCAGCTATAAAAAAATAGTGGAACAAATCAATGTTATTGATTTTAGTAAATTAAGTGAAGGTAACCTGCTAAATAAGTCCACAGAGTTAAAAAACAAACTTTTGCAGGGACACTCCATGGATGATATTTTAATAGAAGCCTTTGCCCTTGTAAAAGAGGCTGTAAAAAGGGTTCTAGCATTAACTGCCTATGATGAACAAATTGCAGCTGCCATTGCTATGCACAAAGGCAAACTAATAGAAATGCAGACTGGAGAAGGGAAAACCTTAACTGCTGTTTTTACTGCTTATTTAAATGGGCTTACCGGAGATGGCTGCCAAATTCTTACCTTTAATGATTACTTAGCAAAAAGAGATGCAGGATGGATGGGCCCAATATATAAAATGCTGGGTTTAACTGTTGGCTACGTGCAGGACACTATGAATATTGAAGATAAAAGGCAAGCATACTTGTGTGATATTACATACGTAACAGCAAAAGTAGCTGGCTTTGACTATCTAAGGGATAATCTATGCTATGACAAAAATAAACTAATTGAAAGACCCTTCAATTTTGCTATAGTAGATGAAGCGGATTCAATTATTGTGGACGAAGCAAGAATACCTCTAGTAATTGCTGCTGGTGGTGTTGATAATGATAATACCCTTTATATTACCATGGAAGCAATTAAAAAACTAAAGCCAAAAGTACATTATGATAAAGATGAGTATGAAAAAAACGCATTTCTTACAGAAGCTGGCCTTAATGCTGTAGAGAATATGCTTGGCATTGAAAATCTATATGCTGAAGAAAACTATAAATTATTAAATGAAGTGCACAACTGCCTTTATGCAATGGCAATGCTTAAAAAGGATGTAGATTATATTGTTAAAGACAATATAATTGAAATGGTAGACGAATTTACTGGCAGAGTGGCTGAAAACAGACACTGGCCGGACGGAATTCAAGCTGCTTTAGAGACAAAAGAAAAGGTTGGTATTAACTCAAAGGGGCGTATTATGAGTCAAATCACCCTGCAAAGCTTTATATGTTTATATAAAAAACTGGCAGGTATGACCGCAACAGCTATGGATTCTGCTGAAGAAATAAGAGAATTTTATAATCTAGAAACAATGGCAATTCCATCTCACACCCCTTGTATAAGAGAAGATTATGGTGATGTAATATTTACACACAAGGAAGCAAAATACAAAGCTCTAGTAGCTGAAATTATAAAGATACATGCTACAGGACAGCCTCTTTTAATTGGTACCTGCAGTGTTAAAGAATCAGAATATTTAGCTGAGGAATTAAAAAAAGCTGATATAAACTGCAATGTATTAAATGCAAAAAATGATGAATTAGAGGCAAATATTATTGAACAAGCAGGTACACTTGGCGCTGTCACTGTTTCAACCAATATGGCGGGCAGAGGCGCTGATATAAAGCTTGGAGGACCTAAAGAAATCGATAGGGATAAAATAGTAACTCTTGGCGGACTTTATGTCATAGGAACTAATAGACACGAAAGTCTCCGTATAGATAAGCAGCTTAGAGGAAGAGCAGGCCGTCAGGGAGATCCTGGAATGTCCAGATTCTTTATAAGCCTGGAGGATGATCTTATAAAGCAATATGGTATTGACAGGGTTCTACCTCAAATAATCAGACCTAAGAACCAAGATGAACCACTGCCTAGTCAAAGAATAGCAAAAAAGGTATCTCAAGTTCAAAGAATAGTTCAAGGACAAAATTCAGATTTAAGAAGAGTGTTGTGGCAATACTCTTCTATAGTAGAAAATCAGCGCTTTCAAGTTTATAAAAGAAGATGTGAAATCCTTCTAGACACTAATCCTTTTAACATCTTGGAAGAGAAAAATCCAAAGATTTATGAAGAACTCTTTGAACTGTTAGGAGCGGAAGCATTAAAAGACCTTGAAAAGCAAGTTGCTCTATATAATATAGATGATAGCTGGGCAGATTTCCTAGCAGCTACAGCTACCCTGCAAGAAGGAATAAATCTAAAGGTTATTGGTGGAAAGCAGCCGCTGCAGGAATATAAAATAGAAACAGCCAAAATGTATGAGCAGCTTCAGCAATATATCCAAGATAGGATTATTCAAGACTTTGAAACCATGGAACTATCTATGGAAGGTGTAAGTGAATTAAAAGCAAGAATAAAACCACCATCCTCAACTTGGACATATCTGGTTAAGGATAATACCATCCTGGATGCACTTTCTTTAATTTTCTTCGGCAGCGCTGGTACATCCGCAGCCTATCTCCTTGGTGCACCCATAGTGGCAGCAATTTTAGTAGTTGAATCCTTCGTTCAGAAAATAAAGCATAAGGAAAAAAACTAA
- a CDS encoding ABC transporter ATP-binding protein, whose amino-acid sequence MSKLIDLININKYYKLREDKLHALKDINLTIEQGEFLMIMGKSGSGKTTLLNLLGFLDRFDEGNYIFNGNDVTNFNENQKSDLRNSYMGFIFQQFHLIDSLTIGQNVELPLLYKEKGTISKKEKNRRVEKYLDIVGLLNKKKQTPSELSGGQQQRIAIARALINDPYVIFADEPTGALDSETGEDIMNILKILNEEKKTIIMVTHDSDLTKYANKVIYIKDGLITKVD is encoded by the coding sequence TTGAGTAAGCTAATCGATTTAATTAATATAAATAAGTATTATAAGTTAAGAGAGGATAAATTACATGCGTTAAAGGATATAAACCTCACCATCGAACAAGGAGAATTTCTCATGATTATGGGAAAGTCAGGCAGCGGAAAAACAACGCTATTAAATCTTCTTGGATTTCTTGATCGCTTTGATGAAGGAAATTATATATTTAATGGTAATGATGTAACTAATTTCAATGAAAATCAAAAATCTGATTTAAGAAATAGTTACATGGGGTTTATATTTCAACAGTTCCACTTAATAGATTCTTTAACTATTGGTCAGAACGTTGAGCTTCCACTGCTCTATAAAGAGAAGGGTACTATATCTAAAAAAGAGAAGAATAGGAGAGTCGAAAAGTATTTGGATATTGTTGGATTGTTAAATAAGAAGAAACAAACACCTTCGGAATTATCCGGAGGGCAGCAGCAGCGAATTGCCATAGCTAGGGCTCTTATTAATGATCCATATGTAATTTTCGCTGATGAGCCTACTGGTGCATTGGACAGCGAAACTGGTGAGGATATTATGAATATACTTAAGATACTAAACGAAGAAAAAAAAACTATAATTATGGTAACTCATGATAGTGATTTGACTAAGTATGCCAATAAAGTAATTTATATAAAAGATGGATTGATAACAAAGGTGGATTAA
- a CDS encoding accessory gene regulator ArgB-like protein: MISKLADLATVKICKYNSYTLEEDVEKINYGLKVVLGESIKLMILLIIFFSIGMLKYFMFSLLILMSIRLFAGGLHFSTTLECLVFTTAFFIVTSYIAPSISFTSYNVYFLLGLITLILISTKAPKPNPNRPIKCKKRRRILKSLSIFFTLIWFLILMFCIKNIKLINCGISTLLLQAIQLLDFKGGFNYDKNLRNF; this comes from the coding sequence ATGATTTCTAAATTAGCTGATCTTGCCACAGTTAAGATTTGTAAATATAATTCTTATACATTAGAAGAGGACGTAGAAAAAATAAATTATGGCTTAAAAGTAGTACTAGGAGAATCTATTAAGTTAATGATTCTACTTATTATATTTTTTTCTATTGGCATGCTTAAATACTTCATGTTTTCTTTGCTAATTTTAATGTCTATAAGACTTTTTGCTGGAGGGCTGCATTTTAGCACTACACTCGAGTGTTTAGTTTTTACCACGGCATTTTTTATAGTTACTTCATATATTGCTCCTAGTATTTCCTTCACCAGCTATAACGTTTATTTTTTATTAGGATTAATAACACTTATACTAATTTCTACTAAAGCTCCGAAACCAAATCCTAACAGACCTATTAAATGTAAAAAAAGAAGAAGGATATTAAAGAGCTTATCCATCTTCTTTACACTTATATGGTTTCTTATTTTAATGTTTTGTATAAAAAATATTAAGTTAATAAATTGTGGAATATCTACACTATTACTACAAGCAATTCAGCTACTAGATTTTAAAGGAGGATTTAATTATGACAAAAACTTACGAAATTTCTAA
- a CDS encoding HIT family protein: MEGINDRIEAAVRGENPRLLIKMKSGFAVIGDTQFLPGYCVLLGYPKAYCLNELDEQHRKEFLFDMSLIGDAITDICDPLRINYDILGNTETFLHAHIFPRYAWEEETKRKKPVWKYPKEMWEIDEYQFSEEKHGEMKEELAKRLEQLIRIYY, encoded by the coding sequence ATGGAAGGGATAAATGATAGAATTGAGGCAGCAGTACGTGGAGAGAATCCTAGATTGCTTATTAAGATGAAAAGTGGCTTTGCTGTTATAGGGGATACTCAGTTTTTACCAGGATATTGTGTGCTTCTTGGATATCCCAAAGCCTACTGCTTAAACGAATTAGATGAGCAGCATCGAAAAGAGTTTCTTTTTGATATGAGCCTTATAGGAGATGCAATAACTGATATATGCGATCCGCTTAGGATAAATTACGACATATTAGGCAATACAGAAACATTTTTGCATGCCCATATCTTCCCTCGTTATGCTTGGGAGGAGGAAACTAAAAGGAAAAAACCAGTTTGGAAGTACCCTAAAGAGATGTGGGAAATTGATGAGTATCAATTTAGTGAAGAAAAGCATGGCGAAATGAAAGAGGAACTTGCTAAAAGGTTGGAGCAATTGATAAGGATATATTACTAA
- a CDS encoding efflux RND transporter periplasmic adaptor subunit produces the protein MKKKYMVIFITIFIILVSSISLYAINRSGRSVNRTAPIALYTIPDREKVFVNGIVTPEKTENIFLDNTKGNVNKVSVNNGQAVKKGDILFTYKNDQITDQVEQLNRQITSSNNQKKQFSEKLTEAKKLLAKQKEEAKNQGLQSETENNAAIAATQTSGTEAQISGYQDQIDSIQNQIDTNQDQLKILKEKEFTVVTSPIDGKVLLSDSQKDITKPFIVIESVSFYIKGNVNEKDQPKLKENQTADIFIFSTKKTLTGKVKNIGNRPVTEPSTQAVAGGSSNNISYYDVNISIDSQEYITNGFHVQVTVKLSSEKIKIPKSSIFEEAGKKYVFKTVNKKLTKQEVTYEGDNSSEVVVISGLKENDNIAKNAKDMKEGMSVE, from the coding sequence ATGAAAAAGAAATATATGGTTATATTTATAACTATTTTTATAATCTTAGTCTCTAGTATTAGTTTATATGCAATAAATAGAAGCGGAAGAAGTGTTAATAGAACAGCCCCAATAGCACTCTATACTATACCGGATAGGGAAAAAGTATTTGTAAATGGTATTGTTACCCCTGAAAAAACAGAGAATATTTTTTTAGACAACACAAAAGGAAATGTAAATAAAGTTTCTGTTAACAATGGACAAGCAGTAAAGAAAGGGGATATCCTTTTTACTTATAAAAATGATCAAATTACTGATCAAGTAGAACAATTAAACAGGCAGATTACTTCAAGTAACAATCAAAAAAAGCAGTTCAGTGAAAAGTTGACTGAAGCAAAGAAGCTTTTAGCAAAGCAGAAGGAAGAAGCAAAAAATCAAGGGTTACAGAGTGAAACTGAAAACAACGCAGCAATTGCTGCAACACAAACTTCTGGTACGGAAGCTCAGATCAGTGGCTATCAGGATCAAATAGATTCTATCCAAAACCAAATTGATACAAATCAAGATCAGCTTAAGATATTAAAAGAAAAAGAATTTACTGTAGTAACTTCTCCAATAGATGGGAAAGTACTTCTAAGCGATTCTCAGAAGGATATTACAAAGCCATTTATTGTAATAGAATCAGTTTCTTTTTATATAAAAGGAAATGTTAATGAGAAGGATCAGCCAAAGCTTAAAGAGAATCAAACTGCAGATATATTTATATTTTCTACAAAAAAAACCTTGACTGGTAAGGTAAAGAATATAGGTAACAGACCAGTAACAGAACCTAGTACTCAAGCTGTTGCTGGGGGCAGTTCAAATAATATATCCTATTACGATGTAAATATATCCATAGATTCTCAAGAATACATAACCAACGGATTTCATGTACAAGTTACGGTTAAGCTTTCATCAGAAAAAATAAAAATACCAAAGAGTTCTATTTTTGAAGAAGCAGGAAAAAAATATGTATTTAAAACAGTAAATAAAAAGCTAACTAAGCAGGAAGTCACCTATGAGGGTGACAACTCTTCTGAAGTTGTTGTTATTTCGGGATTAAAAGAAAACGACAATATAGCAAAAAATGCTAAAGACATGAAGGAAGGTATGTCTGTTGAGTAA
- a CDS encoding stage II sporulation protein M produces the protein MSTIYKMLKNNKRVLVFPIVIWVTFTVISLCDVYSLKGNFTTINLNVANLKWSELFFHNASSAILMILLGNLTFGIASSLMLLYNAYLTSASIYYVYLNSGSIIYSVLLIFTHGLIEILAISLAFLLSTSTLRKFINKRYNAKKFYINSVSEKMSIFITILTLLLFAAIIEANISFLVAKQFIK, from the coding sequence ATGAGTACAATATATAAGATGCTTAAGAATAATAAAAGAGTACTTGTATTTCCAATTGTGATTTGGGTTACATTTACAGTGATTTCTTTATGTGATGTATATTCACTTAAGGGTAATTTCACTACTATTAATCTAAATGTTGCAAATTTAAAATGGAGTGAACTTTTTTTTCATAATGCGTCTTCTGCTATTCTTATGATACTTTTGGGAAATCTAACGTTTGGAATTGCTTCAAGCCTAATGCTATTATATAATGCATATTTAACATCTGCTTCAATCTATTATGTTTATCTTAATAGTGGATCTATAATTTACTCAGTTCTCTTAATTTTTACACATGGTTTGATTGAGATATTAGCAATTTCTTTAGCTTTTCTTTTATCTACTTCAACATTAAGAAAATTTATAAATAAGAGGTATAATGCAAAAAAGTTTTATATTAACTCTGTATCTGAAAAAATGAGTATATTTATTACAATATTAACATTATTATTGTTTGCGGCAATAATTGAAGCAAATATAAGTTTTTTAGTAGCTAAACAATTTATAAAATAA